In Glycine max cultivar Williams 82 chromosome 7, Glycine_max_v4.0, whole genome shotgun sequence, a single window of DNA contains:
- the IQD22 gene encoding protein IQ-DOMAIN 14 gives MGKASRWLKGLLGMKKEKDHSDNSGSLAPDKKEKKRWSFAKPGKDVPPSVPATDNTWLRSYISETENEQNKHAIAVAAATAAAADAAVAAAQAAVAVVRLTSQGRGALFSGSREKWAAVKIQTFFRGYLARKALRALKGLVKIQALVRGYLVRKRAAATLHSMQALIRAQTAVRTQRARRSMSKENRFLPEVLARKSVERFDETRSEFHSKRLPTSYETSLNGFDESPKIVEIDTYKTRSRSRRFTSTMSECGEDMSCHAISSPLPCPVPGRISVPDCRYIQDFDWYYNVDECRFSTAHSTPRFTNYVRPNVPATPAKSVCGDTFFRPYSNFPNYMANTQSFNAKLRSHSAPKQRPEPKKRLSLNEMMAARNSISGVRMQRPSSNFFQTQEDSWNF, from the exons ATGGGGAAAGCTAGCAGGTGGTTGAAAGGGTTGTTGGGgatgaagaaggagaaggaccATAGTGACAATTCAGGCTCATTGGCTCCTgacaagaaggagaagaaaaggTGGAGTTTTGCCAAGCCAGGGAAGGATGTGCCACCTTCAGTTCCTGCCACTGATAACACCTGGCTCAGATCCTATATTTCTGAGACAGAGAATGAGCAGAACAAGCATGCAATTGCGGTGGCAGCCGCCACCGCGGCTGCTGCTGATGCCGCCGTGGCCGCTGCGCAGGCGGCTGTGGCAGTTGTGAGGCTCACAAGCCAGGGGAGAGGGGCATTGTTCAGTGGAAGCAGGGAGAAGTGGGCTGCTGTGAAGATCCAAACTTTTTTTAGAGGCTACTTG GCACGGAAGGCTCTTAGAGCACTGAAAGGATTGGTTAAGATACAAGCTCTTGTTAGAGGGTATTTGGTTAGAAAGAGGGCTGCTGCAACTCTTCACAGTATGCAAGCTCTAATAAGAGCTCAAACTGCTGTTAGAACACAGCGAGCTCGTCGCTCGATGAGCAAAGAAAACAGATTTCTACCTGAAGTTCTTGCAAGAAAATCTGTG GAACGATTTGATGAAACAAGGAGTGAATTCCACAGTAAAAGGCTACCTACATCCTATGAAACATCCTTGAATGGTTTTGATGAGAGCCCCAAGATTGTTGAAATTGACACATACAAGACTCGATCAAGGTCTAGGCGCTTTACCTCTACAATGTCTGAGTGTGGAGAAGACATGTCCTGTCATGCAATCTCATCCCCTCTTCCTTGTCCAGTCCCGGGTCGAATCTCAGTTCCTGATTGCAGATACATTCAAGATTTTGATTGGTACTACAATGTTGATGAGTGTAGATTCTCCACAGCTCATAGCACCCCACGTTTCACAAACTATGTGAGGCCTAATGTTCCAGCTACACCAGCCAAGAGTGTTTGTGGAGACACCTTCTTCAGACCTTACTCCAATTTCCCCAACTACATGGCCAATACTCAGTCATTCAATGCAAAACTAAGGTCTCATAGTGCTCCAAAGCAAAGACCTGAACCCAAGAAAAGGCTCTCACTCAATGAAATGATGGCAGCAAGAAACAGCATAAGTGGTGTTAGAATGCAAAGGCCATCATCCAATTTCTTCCAGACTCAAGAAGACTCATGGAATTTTTGA